GAGGATAAAAAAGTCTTTGCATGCTGTCCTCACTGTGGATTGATGGCTTTTAAAAAGCTCGGCCCAAATATACAGTCCGCTCTGATGAGGGACTTTATAAGCTGTAATCCCGTTAACGCCTTTACGAGCTGGTACGTGGTTGGAGCGGACATAAACCCTTGTTGCAGTCCTTCCGCCTTTTCCTTCAGTGCAAAGTACAACGCAGAACGTTTCGCCCAAGGGTTCGGAGGAAAGGTTTTGAACTTTGAAGACGCTGTTGAGGAAATAAACAGACTCATGAGCTTTGGAACGAGAGTAAAATTTAACTTATAATGGCTACGGACTACCAAACCATCTACATACTGGGCGGGGGGATGCTTCTACAGGAGAGGAAGCTGGACGTTTCTACAAACAACATGGCAAACGTAAACACTCCCGCTTTTAAAAAAGACTACCTCACGGCGGTAAGCTATTACGTCCCGAACGGACAAAAGGTTCAAAACACAAACCCTTTTGAGCCTTCTAACAACTACGTCTACCCGATAGTGAATGAAGTAATACCCGTGCTTTCTCAGGGAGCACTGGTCAAAACTGAAAATCCCCTCGATTTGGCCATAGAAGGTGAAGGCTTCTTTGCGGTAAGAGGTCCGAATGGCATCCTTTACACACGAAAGGGCATTTTCAGGATAAACGAAGAAGGATTCCTTACTACGGAGGAAGGGTATCAAGTTTTAGACGAAAACCTGAACCCTATACAAATTCAGGGGCAAAACGTGAAGATAACAAAGGACGGAACTATTTTTGTGGATGAAAATCCCGTGGGAAGGCTTGGCATATTTAACTTACAAAACATTCAGAAACTCGGAGAGGACTTCTTTCAAGGGAATCCTACTCCCGCAACAGATTACAGAGTTTATCAGGGATTTTACGAGGCTTCAAACGTAAACGCCGTGAAGGAAATGGTTAAGGTTATAGAAGCGGTAAGTGCACACGAGATATTTTCCAAACTCATACAAATGACGGACGAAGTCCAAGGAAAGTGGAATCAGTCCGTTTAAGCTACGAAACTGAGCTCCATCTTGTCTCCGTACTTCTTTATGAGAAGTTTTTTAAGGTCCTGTAAGTTTTCAAGGTTCGGGTTGTTCTTGAGGAGTTCTTCTGCGTCTTTCCTAGCAACGCCGAGGAGTGCTCTGTCCTGACTCCTCGCCAGATTTGCCACCCTGAAGCCAAAGTACCCAGACTGGGAAACTCCTATAATTTCACCGGGACCTCTTAGCTTCAAGTCTTCCTCCGCTATCTTGAACCCGTCCGTGGTTTTTACAAAAACCCTTAATCTCTTTAGGGACTCGTTCTTCTCGTTCTTTATCTCGTCGGGAACTACCAAAAGGCAGTAAGCCTCCTTGTCGGAACGTCCGACCCTTCCCCTAAGCTGATGGAGTTGAGAAAGTCCGAACCTGTGGGCATCTTCTATCACCATAACCGTGGCTTCCGGAACGTCTATTCCCACCTCTATAACCGTCGTTGAAACGAGTATGTCTCCCTCCCTTTTGAACTCCTCCATAACTGCGAGTTTTTCTTTGTCTGGCATCTTTCCGTGGAGGAGGAGAACCTTTCTGTCGGGAAAGAGTTTTTTCCACCTTTCATACTCCTCCGTTGCCGCCTTAAGGTTGAGCTTTTCGCTTTCCTCAATTAGCGGGTATATCACGTAAACCTTGTTCCCTTTTTTTAGTTCTTCTTCAACCTTTTTGTAAACTTCTTCCTTCTGGCTTTCAAAGTATAGTTTGGTAATGACTTCCTTCCTTCCGGGAGGTAGTTCGTCTATTATGGATATGTCCAGATCTCCGTATATGGATAGGGCAAGGGTTCTTGGAATTGGTGTTGCACTCATAACGAGACAGTGCGGGTAAAGTCCTTTTCCTTTCTCAAGGAGGAGTTTTCTCTGCATGACGCCGAACCTGTGCTGTTCGTCTATAATGACGTATCCTAAATTCTTGAACTCAACTTTGTCCTGAATTAGGGCATGCGTTCCAACAAGTACGTGAATATTCCCTTCCTTTACGTGTTTGTAAACGCTCTTCTTTTGAGAGGGTGTCAGACTTCCGGTCAGGAGTGCTACGTTTACTCCGTAGTCTTTTAACATCTCGGAAAACTTTTTATAGTGCTGGTGGGCGAGAATTTCCGTGGGAACCATTACCGCTACCTGATAACCACTTTTTACCACCGCAAGGGATGTCAAGATGGCGACAATAGTCTTACCGCTTCCCACATCCCCCTGAAGCAGTCTGTTCATTGGAACATCTCTTGAAAGATCTTCCAGAATCTCCTTTATGGCTCTTTCCTGTGCCCTTGTGAGTTTGAAGGGAAGTTTTTCAATAGCTTTTCTCAAGAACTTTTCATCTACGTTTACCTTGGGTGCTTTTTCCTTTTTTATTTCCTGTTTTTTAAGTAAAAGTGCGAGTTGGAAGAGAAATAATTCATCGTATATCACTCTTTTGTGGTAGAGGTCGGTAAATGAGTTTAAGGCGTTTACGGAAATGTCTTTGGGATTGTGTAGCTCTTTTATGCACAGGGCTATGTCGGGAAAGTTGTACTTTTCTATTAAGTAATCGGGCATATACTCGGGAAAGTACCTGTAAAGGCTTTCAGAGAGAGCAGTTAAAGCCGTTCTTACCCTCTTTTGTTTGGTTTTTGAAGATATCTCCTGAAGTTCCCCCCTTTTTCTCACGTAATAAACGGGAATTATCTTTCCGAGTTCCTCGCTGGAAGGGGACTTCACTTCCGGGTGAACCATGTACTTTTCCCCTTTGAAGCTCTTCAGTTTTCCATAAACGACGATTTCCATTCCCTTTCTGAATGCCTTAAGGGCAAAGTGTGGGTTTTTGTAGCGGTACTTTAGCGTTATGTACCCAGTTCCGTCTGTGCAAACGACTTCCAGAGTGTAGCGCTCATTTTCCTTTATCTTTACCTCTTTTACCTTTACCTTCAGTGCTACCTTTTCACCGACTTTCGCGGTTTTTATTGAAGTGTTTAGTCTCTTGTCTTCGTACTTTTCGGGAAAGTAAAAGAGTGCGTCGTAAACGGTTTCGATTCCGAGAGCTTTTAAAGTGCTAATCTGAGTTTTTGTAAGGATTTTTACTTTTTCTATCGGATTGAAAAAGACGTCTATGGGTTTTCTCTTTGTCTTTTCAAGGAAGTTTCCCTCTTTCTTCCGTTTTTCATACTCCGAAAGGAACTTCCTTACTTCCCTCAGAACCGCTTTTTTCTTTTCAAAGGGAAGTTTGTCAACTTCTTTTAAGCTTTCCAGAATGTAATCGGGAGCGTCTTCCTTCAATTTATTGAAGAGGAAAATACCTACACCGATAGCTCTCTTCAACTTCAAACCGTCGTTTTCAAGGAGGTTGTCTATGAAGTCCTTTACAAAAGCGGTATCCATCTCAGAAATCGAATTCTCTTACATATCTTAATTTATACTCGCGGGTGTTGTCCGAGTAAACGTTAAAGCTAAAGCCGAGGTCAAGACTTCCTGGAGACCTTACCTCAGCCCCCCAGAAGGTGTCCTTTTTGTCCTTCGTTGAAGCCGTTTGATAATAGAGGGAGAAGTAACTGCCAAGTTTTTTCTTCAGTTTTACCAGAGCACCGACTTCACCAGTGGAACTGGTCTTTATACCTATTTCCACGTTAACGTCAAAAAGCCTTTCAATCGTTCCTTTAACGTACCCTAAGGCTTTGAGCTCGTTTGCAAGAACCGTACCCACAGGCAGTATCCCCTCGTTCACACCTCCGCTTATTAACTTAAAGAGGATCTGTTCCCTGCTGAGAGGTGGTTCCGAGAAGTAGTAAACACTCGGATTTTCAGGCGTTCCATGAACGAGCAGGAATATTTTATACCCGTCCGATACCGTATTCAGGTAAAAGTCAAACTCCGTAAGCTCCTTATCTTTTTCCTTTAGGAGTTTAACGGTACTCCTTTTTACGAAAAACTTTCTCCCGAAGTATTCCAGCCTTCCGGACTTTAAAACTACGTCTATCTCATAGTAAGGCTCGGGCAGTTTTCCGTAAATGCGACCGTTTAAAGCCGTGTAAACCCTACCTTCCGGTAGTTTAACTATTAATCCATTTTCAGTTTTGAAATTGATGTCCAGCGTAATCTCAACCGGTAAGGTCTTCTTTTCCTCTTCCTTTTTTTCCGGAAGTTTTTTTACTTTAACGTATCCATCGAGGAGGGTATCCAGGGTAAGGAATATCTCTTTAAAGTTTTTAACTACAACCTTCCCTTTTCCGTCCGCTTCTATCCTAGCCCTTATCCCGTCTTTTAATTTTACAGGTAGGTTTTTATAGACGAATTCAACCTCAAAGTCCCTGAAATTTTTGGATATAGCGTAGGCGTTTAAGAAACCTTCTCTGAACCATCCCGTCAACGCAAAGGCGAAGAAGTCTTTTCTTAACTCAAGGTTCATAGCGCTACCGAAGGGCTCGTAAAAGTAAAGGGAGTTTATCCTAACGGGTTCGTCGTTTCTGGCAAGGAACTTAAGCTCGTTTCCATCAAACACAAACTCGTAATCCAGTTTACCGAACATCTGAGATTTCATCAAAGAACCTATGTGTTTGGAAAGCAAAGTTAAGTTTAGAGTTCCGGAGGATTTGAGGTATAGATTTCCTTTGTAAGCTATATTCAGGACTCCGTTAAGTACCCCTGTTATCTTAACGGGTTCAAAAGAAAAATTCTTTGTTGTTCCCACACCTTTTGAGGGCGAAATACTCAAGAGTTTTTTGTCCAGAAGTGAGACATCAAGTCCTTTAAATTCTACAGAAAGATTTTCCTTTTCCAAGAATACATTTAAACCGTTGAACCTGTAATTAAACCTTTTTCCTCTCAATTGAGTAGGAAAGAGTGAAATTTTTACCTGATCTTCTTTGGTTTCAATCTTTCCCTTTATCTTTATTTTTTCCCTTAGAAGTGCGTAAAAAGCTTCAAAGTTTGCTTTAACATCTTTGTTCTTTATCTCTCCATTTAAAGAAATCCCGAACTCTTTTTTATCAATCTTTCCATAAAATTCTCCAGATCTTCCAGAAATATAGTAAACCACTCTAAGAATTGAGTCCTTAGAAGCCCCGAATATCCTTAAGTTGTTATCAAGCAGTAAAAGTGAATACTTGAAATTTTCAAGAACGCTTTTTTCTTTAAAACGAACGTTTAATATCCCGTTTCCTTCTAAAGTAATTTTCTCATTTTTTTTATTAAAATTAAACTCTAACTCAGTTTTTGCATATATATTGGATAAGTTAAGAGCTAAGTCCCCAAGCTTTCCTTTTGAGTTTATACTTTTTCCCTGAATTGAGAACTCAATACTTCCATGAGAAATTTTTATACTCTTTTCTTTTCCTTCTAAACTAAAGTTGTTCAACTGTATAAATCCTTTCAAATTATCAAACTTTCCTTTAACGAAACCAAAGGAATTTCCATAATAAACGAGTGCTTCAATTTCTTTATCTCTTATCTTTACATCAGAGGAAATTCTCTGCAAAGAGAAATCTCTAAATTGTCCATTATTTGCAAAAATTTTGGCTTCCATTTCGAATATTTTTCCTTTTTTAAACTTACCCTCTCCCGAAAGGTAAGCGTTGAAATCCTGAAATACTACAGGAAAGTCATTAAAAGAAAATTCTCCTTCTAATTTATTCTTATTAATAATTAAATTCCCCTTCGCATAACCCGAGTTTTTAAACTCAAAATTTAAACTTCCGTTTCCCGAAAAGTTGTAGGAAAATAAGACATCACCTTTAAATTTTTTATCAATAACCTCTAAGTTTTCCGTAAAAGCGTTAACTTTAACAAACATTTTCTTGAAGTCTACCTTTCCGTTTCCGTGGAACTCCCCTCTTATTTCTCTGTTTATCCCGAGAGTATTTTTATCCACTACGAGGTTTTCAAAGGAAAATGTAAGCAATCCTTCGGGGATTACATCGTAAGTGAATTTTATCTTAGTTCCTTCAGGGTTTACTGCTTCCCCTTTCAAGAAAAGCTTATCAAATAACTCGTAATTTCCCTTTACTATCCCCTCAATAGATCCGTAGTTTTTATTCCTTACGATTAAATCTTTTACAAATGCCTTTGCATTTATGTCCAGAACCGGGAGGTTTATCGTACCCTTTGCGTTTATCTTCGTCCCAGAAAGGGTAAAGTTTTCTTTTCTAATTTCTTTTATCTCCACTTCGGCTAGGATTTCTCCCGTATTTCTCTTTATTTCTCCCTTTGTTTTTGCAGAAAAATACTCACTGTCGAGCAATAAATCTTTAAGGGTTAAGGTATCCCTTTGGATTTTTGCTTTAATACTTCCGTTTAATGTGAAGCTTCTTAAATTTGTGTATAAAAATTCTCCTTCTAATTCGTTATTTATCAAACTTGCGTCTTTTACAATAACTCTGTTTACTCCTCCTTCATTCCCCGTCCATACATCCAAGTGCCCGATTTTCAGGTTAATTGGAATTTCCCGAATCGGAATATTTTTCAGTAAAAATTTTTTCTTTTTCTTTCTCTTTTTAAAACTAACAACTACCACTTTTCCCTTTTCAATTTTTATAATTTTCTCGAATTTAATGTCTTTAAAATTCAGGTATAAATTTAAACCGAAAAATCTCTCAAGGTTAAGAATTAATTCTTTTACAGTTCTGGTTCTAATATCTAAATCTAAATCTAAGTAAAAGTTCTTCTTTCTCAGAAAATCGTAAACGAACAGGGAAAATAAGGTAAATAAAAACAAAAGGAAGGTAAGGAAAAAGCGCATTTATTTTCTTATTCTACACCCATCATCTTTAGGTGAATCTTTATCTTGTGAAGTAGGTCTGCGGGGTTCTTAACGGGGTACTCTATCTTTTCTACCACTTCTTCGGCGGGCATACCTTTTATTACTACACCCTTGACCTTTTCCTTAAGTTCCTCAGGGGAGTTAATGGGGAAGTGAGTTCCTTTTATCTTCTTGAGTAGCAGGTATGCCCAGGGAACTTCTAGAGCTTCGGCGGCCATCGTACAGAACTCGAGGAATACCTTGGGCTCTTCTCCTTCTTTGACTTTCTTGTAGGCGAGTTTTGCTATACCGCCTGCGGTGTGAACTCTGAGTTCTTTCTTTTCTTCCTTCGTAAGTTCGTCTATGTGCTGTATCTTGTAAAGGGCGAGTTCAGGGTCGGCTCTCAAGATATTTCTGACGGTCTGTCTCGTGAGTCCTACGAGTTCGGCGATTTCTTCCTCTGTTTTTAGAAACTCTTCCCTGTAAACGATAACGAACGCAGCCCTCGCAAGGGAAGGTAACCACGTTAGAGTCCTGTACTCGGCGAGCTTGTGAAGCCCTCCCAGAAGGTCAATAGCTTTGAGAAATACTCTCGTGACTAAAGACTCAACGTCAACCTCTACGGGTTGAACCTGTACTACCATGTTCCACCTCCTTATTTTTCTTGGTGCTAAATATTAATATAACCCCCAATACTTTTTACGTATCCGATAAATTGTTTATAAACCTCGTCGGAAGATAAGGTTTTTTCGTTTCCTAGGGTTATGAGTTTTCTTCTCGCCCTAGTAAGTGCAACGTTTAACCTTCTGTAATCCTTTAAAAATCCTATCTCACCCTTTTCATTTGAACGCACGAAGGAGATTATTATCACTTCCTTTTCCCTGCCCTGAAAACCGTCAACGGTTTTAACTTCCACTTCAAAATCCTTTAAAAGTTCCTCAAGGAAGTTAACTTGATCCTCGTAAGGGGAAATTACGCCTATGTGTTCGCTTCTGAGTCCGATTTTCATTAAGTACTCTACTATCTTTACCGCAACCTTTGCCTCTTCTTCGTTGTAAAAGGATGTGCTTCCCCTTCTTTGTTTTTCCTTTCCTCTTACGTTTATAAAAACTACTACCTTTTCCGGTTCCAGTACGCTTTTGAAAGGTTCAGGGATTTCCTTCAGTTTTTCTGGATTAATTAGATCTTTTATTGTGTGATTTTCAACACTTTTATCCGCAATGAGTTTTCCTTCGTAAAACATTTTGTTGGAAAACTCCATTATTTTCTTGTTCATTCTGTACTGAATTCTCAAAATTTCGTATATTTCTTCCCCGTAAAGGTCTAACAGTCTCTCGAAGAGTGTGTAAGAGAGAGCCTCTTGAGCTTCTTGACTGAGGACCGTTGGAGGTAATTGTTTGTGATCTCCAGCCATTATGAGTTTCTTGCCTTTTATTAAAGGGATTAAACAGGAGGGTTCTGTTGCCTGAGTAGCCTCGTCTATGATTACAACGTCAAAGTTCAGGTTCTGAAGTACTTCGCTCCCTGCGGTTGAGTTTGTGGTACACACAACCTGTGCCCTTGAAAGTATTTTGTTTACCGCCTTTTCTTCTTCTTTTTTGGCTTTTTCGTAGAGTTCTTTTACCTTTTCCTGTAGTTTTATCCACTTTGCCATACTCCTGAGGATTTTGGGAGAAAGACCTCTCACGGGTGTTCCCGTTTTTGCCCTTTTTAGTATTTCTTCGTCGGATAGCCCTCTCCTGTACCTAGGTTCAGGTTTTACGTACTTTTTTTGCTCCTCTTTTAAGTTGTCTATTTCTTCGTAAATCTTTCTCGCTTTATCAAATTCTGGTTCAAACTGAACAAGGTAATCAAGCGTATGCCTCTGTATAGTTTTTAAAACTCTTACGGGGTTTCCAACTCTTACTACTTTTACATTTTCCCTTACAAGTCTTTCCACGAGGTTGTCAACCGCAACGTTTGAGTCGGCGGTAGCGAGGACTTTATAACCTTCTTGTGCAAGCCTTTTTATGCATTCCACTAAAGTGGTGGTTTTTCCCGTTCCGGGAGGACCGTGTATGAGGAATACTTTTTCGGCTTTTAAAGCCCTT
The genomic region above belongs to Aquifex aeolicus VF5 and contains:
- a CDS encoding DeoR/GlpR family DNA-binding transcription regulator produces the protein MSKDKERRRKILQLLKERERTPKELATVFNVSLMTIYRDIKELEKEGLVERKHGTVYLKRETEDGKCVICSKEVDERFKVVFFLKEDKKVFACCPHCGLMAFKKLGPNIQSALMRDFISCNPVNAFTSWYVVGADINPCCSPSAFSFSAKYNAERFAQGFGGKVLNFEDAVEEINRLMSFGTRVKFNL
- the flgF gene encoding flagellar basal-body rod protein FlgF, producing MATDYQTIYILGGGMLLQERKLDVSTNNMANVNTPAFKKDYLTAVSYYVPNGQKVQNTNPFEPSNNYVYPIVNEVIPVLSQGALVKTENPLDLAIEGEGFFAVRGPNGILYTRKGIFRINEEGFLTTEEGYQVLDENLNPIQIQGQNVKITKDGTIFVDENPVGRLGIFNLQNIQKLGEDFFQGNPTPATDYRVYQGFYEASNVNAVKEMVKVIEAVSAHEIFSKLIQMTDEVQGKWNQSV
- a CDS encoding translocation/assembly module TamB domain-containing protein; this translates as MRFFLTFLLFLFTLFSLFVYDFLRKKNFYLDLDLDIRTRTVKELILNLERFFGLNLYLNFKDIKFEKIIKIEKGKVVVVSFKKRKKKKKFLLKNIPIREIPINLKIGHLDVWTGNEGGVNRVIVKDASLINNELEGEFLYTNLRSFTLNGSIKAKIQRDTLTLKDLLLDSEYFSAKTKGEIKRNTGEILAEVEIKEIRKENFTLSGTKINAKGTINLPVLDINAKAFVKDLIVRNKNYGSIEGIVKGNYELFDKLFLKGEAVNPEGTKIKFTYDVIPEGLLTFSFENLVVDKNTLGINREIRGEFHGNGKVDFKKMFVKVNAFTENLEVIDKKFKGDVLFSYNFSGNGSLNFEFKNSGYAKGNLIINKNKLEGEFSFNDFPVVFQDFNAYLSGEGKFKKGKIFEMEAKIFANNGQFRDFSLQRISSDVKIRDKEIEALVYYGNSFGFVKGKFDNLKGFIQLNNFSLEGKEKSIKISHGSIEFSIQGKSINSKGKLGDLALNLSNIYAKTELEFNFNKKNEKITLEGNGILNVRFKEKSVLENFKYSLLLLDNNLRIFGASKDSILRVVYYISGRSGEFYGKIDKKEFGISLNGEIKNKDVKANFEAFYALLREKIKIKGKIETKEDQVKISLFPTQLRGKRFNYRFNGLNVFLEKENLSVEFKGLDVSLLDKKLLSISPSKGVGTTKNFSFEPVKITGVLNGVLNIAYKGNLYLKSSGTLNLTLLSKHIGSLMKSQMFGKLDYEFVFDGNELKFLARNDEPVRINSLYFYEPFGSAMNLELRKDFFAFALTGWFREGFLNAYAISKNFRDFEVEFVYKNLPVKLKDGIRARIEADGKGKVVVKNFKEIFLTLDTLLDGYVKVKKLPEKKEEEKKTLPVEITLDINFKTENGLIVKLPEGRVYTALNGRIYGKLPEPYYEIDVVLKSGRLEYFGRKFFVKRSTVKLLKEKDKELTEFDFYLNTVSDGYKIFLLVHGTPENPSVYYFSEPPLSREQILFKLISGGVNEGILPVGTVLANELKALGYVKGTIERLFDVNVEIGIKTSSTGEVGALVKLKKKLGSYFSLYYQTASTKDKKDTFWGAEVRSPGSLDLGFSFNVYSDNTREYKLRYVREFDF
- a CDS encoding IGHMBP2 family helicase — its product is MTKLNAYQKKAVERALKAEKVFLIHGPPGTGKTTTLVECIKRLAQEGYKVLATADSNVAVDNLVERLVRENVKVVRVGNPVRVLKTIQRHTLDYLVQFEPEFDKARKIYEEIDNLKEEQKKYVKPEPRYRRGLSDEEILKRAKTGTPVRGLSPKILRSMAKWIKLQEKVKELYEKAKKEEEKAVNKILSRAQVVCTTNSTAGSEVLQNLNFDVVIIDEATQATEPSCLIPLIKGKKLIMAGDHKQLPPTVLSQEAQEALSYTLFERLLDLYGEEIYEILRIQYRMNKKIMEFSNKMFYEGKLIADKSVENHTIKDLINPEKLKEIPEPFKSVLEPEKVVVFINVRGKEKQRRGSTSFYNEEEAKVAVKIVEYLMKIGLRSEHIGVISPYEDQVNFLEELLKDFEVEVKTVDGFQGREKEVIIISFVRSNEKGEIGFLKDYRRLNVALTRARRKLITLGNEKTLSSDEVYKQFIGYVKSIGGYINI
- the recG gene encoding ATP-dependent DNA helicase RecG, with the protein product MDTAFVKDFIDNLLENDGLKLKRAIGVGIFLFNKLKEDAPDYILESLKEVDKLPFEKKKAVLREVRKFLSEYEKRKKEGNFLEKTKRKPIDVFFNPIEKVKILTKTQISTLKALGIETVYDALFYFPEKYEDKRLNTSIKTAKVGEKVALKVKVKEVKIKENERYTLEVVCTDGTGYITLKYRYKNPHFALKAFRKGMEIVVYGKLKSFKGEKYMVHPEVKSPSSEELGKIIPVYYVRKRGELQEISSKTKQKRVRTALTALSESLYRYFPEYMPDYLIEKYNFPDIALCIKELHNPKDISVNALNSFTDLYHKRVIYDELFLFQLALLLKKQEIKKEKAPKVNVDEKFLRKAIEKLPFKLTRAQERAIKEILEDLSRDVPMNRLLQGDVGSGKTIVAILTSLAVVKSGYQVAVMVPTEILAHQHYKKFSEMLKDYGVNVALLTGSLTPSQKKSVYKHVKEGNIHVLVGTHALIQDKVEFKNLGYVIIDEQHRFGVMQRKLLLEKGKGLYPHCLVMSATPIPRTLALSIYGDLDISIIDELPPGRKEVITKLYFESQKEEVYKKVEEELKKGNKVYVIYPLIEESEKLNLKAATEEYERWKKLFPDRKVLLLHGKMPDKEKLAVMEEFKREGDILVSTTVIEVGIDVPEATVMVIEDAHRFGLSQLHQLRGRVGRSDKEAYCLLVVPDEIKNEKNESLKRLRVFVKTTDGFKIAEEDLKLRGPGEIIGVSQSGYFGFRVANLARSQDRALLGVARKDAEELLKNNPNLENLQDLKKLLIKKYGDKMELSFVA